In one window of Dokdonia sp. PRO95 DNA:
- a CDS encoding response regulator has translation MFQKVIIADDLGSVNEGVQHILTTYQVPYIKQVQYCDEAYKLIKKAEMDGKPYDLIISDLSFVADHRKQQFASGDDLAATLKKEHPELNIIIYSVEDRFQRVRQLYNDTGVDAFVCKGREGISDLKEAINTVFNGERYVSPRVAMAMSNNADLEIDEYDITLMRLLSYGYSHDEISKELVALNVSPSSLSAIEKKMSKLKVKFRANNAVHLVALVKDLGLI, from the coding sequence ATGTTTCAAAAAGTAATTATAGCAGACGATTTAGGAAGCGTTAATGAAGGTGTACAACACATTCTTACTACCTATCAAGTTCCCTACATAAAGCAGGTTCAATATTGTGATGAGGCATATAAACTCATTAAAAAAGCAGAAATGGATGGTAAACCTTATGACCTCATAATTTCTGATCTCTCATTTGTAGCAGACCACCGCAAGCAACAATTTGCATCTGGAGATGATCTTGCAGCTACTTTAAAGAAAGAACACCCTGAGCTCAATATTATCATTTATTCTGTAGAAGATCGCTTCCAGCGTGTGAGGCAGCTATATAATGATACGGGGGTAGATGCCTTTGTATGCAAAGGACGAGAAGGAATCTCAGATCTTAAAGAGGCTATTAACACTGTTTTTAATGGAGAACGTTATGTTTCTCCACGCGTTGCAATGGCAATGTCTAATAATGCAGATTTAGAAATAGATGAATACGACATTACCCTCATGCGGTTACTTTCTTACGGGTACTCTCATGATGAAATAAGTAAAGAACTCGTTGCTCTCAACGTGTCTCCCTCGAGTCTAAGCGCTATTGAAAAAAAGATGAGCAAATTAAAAGTAAAGTTTAGAGCTAATAATGCTGTCCATCTCGTTGCATTAGTAAAAGATTTAGGTCTAATTTAG